A region of the Variovorax sp. 54 genome:
ATCCAGCCGCTGAAGCGCCTGAGCGCCCACCTCGGCGGCAAGGTCGATCTCTACGCCAAGCGCGAGGACTGCAACAGCGGCCTGGCCTTCGGCGGCAACAAGACGCGCAAGCTGGAGTACCTGATTCCCGAGGCGCTCGAAGGCGGCTACGACACGCTGGTGTCGATCGGCGGCATCCAGTCGAACCAGACGCGGCAGGTGGCCGCGGTGGCCGCGCACCTGGGCCTGAAGTGCGTGCTGGTGCAGGAGAACTGGGTCAACTACTCCGACGCGGTGTACGACCGGGTCGGCAACATCGAGATGTCGCGCATCCTCGGCGCCGATGTGCGACTGGACGCGGCCGGCTTCGACATCGGCATCCGCCAGAGCTGGGAACAGGCCATGGCCGACGTGCGCGCGGCCGGCGGCAAGCCCTTCCCGATTCCGGCGGGCTGCTCCGAGCACCCGCGCGGCGGACTGGGCTTCGTGGGATTTGCCGAAGAAGTGCGCCAGCAGGAGGCCGAACTCGGGTTCAAGTTCGACTACATCGTGGTCTGCTCGGTCACGGGCAGCACGCAGGCCGGCATGGTGGTGGGCTTCGCGGCCGACGGCCGCGCCGACCGCGTGATCGGCATCGACGCCTCGGCCAAGCCGCAGCAGACCTATGACCAGATCCTGCGCATCGCAAAGAACACGGCCGAGCTGGTCGAGCTGGGCCGCGACATCACCGAAAAAGACGTGGTGCTCGACCGCCGCTTCGGCGGGCCCGAGTACGGGCTGCCGAACGAAGGCACGCTCGAAGCGATTCGTTTGAGCGCGCGCTTCGAAGGCATGCTGACCGACCCGGTGTACGAGGGCAAGTCGATGCACGGGATGATCGAGAAGGTGCGGCTCGGGGAGTTTCCGGCGGGCTCGAAGGTGCTGTATGCGCACCTGGGCGGCGTGCCGGCGCTGAACGCCTACAGCTTCCTGTTCCGCAACGGCTGAACGGGGCGACGCAATGACAAAGGCCGGCATGTGCCGGCCTTTGTCTTGCTGCGAATGTGCTCAGCTCGCGCGGCAAATTTTCAGCATGTTGGTGCCGCCGGGCGCGCCCATCGGCTCGCCGCAGGTGATGGCATACACGTCACCGCTTTGCACGATGCCGCGCTTCTTCAGATGGGCTTCCGCCTGTTCGAGCGCGGTGTCGCGGTCGGTCTGCGAGTCCATCAGCAGCGGGCGCACGTTGCGGTACAGCGCCAGCTTGCGCTGCGTGGACAGGCGCGAGGTCAGGGCGTACATGGGAATGTGCGCGCGGTGGCGGCTCATCCACAGGATGGTGGAGCCCGACTCGGTCAGCGCCACGATGGCCTTGGCGCCCAGGTGGTGCGCCGTGAACAGCGCGCCCATGGCGATCGACTGGTCGATGCGGCTGTAGGTCTTGCCGCTGAAGTCGGCGTCGAGCGTCTGGTCTTCGGCGCCTTCGGCGGCTTCGCAGATGCGGCTCATTTCCTGCACGGTCTCGAGCGGGTAGCGGCCCGAGGCGGTTTCGGCGGAGAGCATCACGGCGTCGGTGCCGTCGAGCACGGCGTTGGCCACGTCGCTC
Encoded here:
- a CDS encoding 1-aminocyclopropane-1-carboxylate deaminase, which codes for MNLKKFPRHVLTFGPSPIQPLKRLSAHLGGKVDLYAKREDCNSGLAFGGNKTRKLEYLIPEALEGGYDTLVSIGGIQSNQTRQVAAVAAHLGLKCVLVQENWVNYSDAVYDRVGNIEMSRILGADVRLDAAGFDIGIRQSWEQAMADVRAAGGKPFPIPAGCSEHPRGGLGFVGFAEEVRQQEAELGFKFDYIVVCSVTGSTQAGMVVGFAADGRADRVIGIDASAKPQQTYDQILRIAKNTAELVELGRDITEKDVVLDRRFGGPEYGLPNEGTLEAIRLSARFEGMLTDPVYEGKSMHGMIEKVRLGEFPAGSKVLYAHLGGVPALNAYSFLFRNG